From Triticum aestivum cultivar Chinese Spring chromosome 4A, IWGSC CS RefSeq v2.1, whole genome shotgun sequence, a single genomic window includes:
- the LOC123088202 gene encoding LRR receptor-like serine/threonine-protein kinase SIK1, producing MAQSSLRRWAARVVALVVVLGLLLAAAAAEEGDGGGGDGAALMALKAGFGNAANALADWDGGRDHCAWRGVACDANSFAVLSLNLSNLNLGGEISPAIGELKALQFMDLKGNKLTGQIPDEIGDCVSLKYLDLSFNLLYGDIPFSISKLKQLEDLILKNNQLTGPIPSTLSQIPNLKILDLAQNQLTGDIPRLIYWNEVLQYLGLRGNSLAGTLSPDMCQLTGLWYFDVRGNNLTGTIPLSIGNCTSFEILDISYNKISGEIPYNIGFLQVATLSLQGNRLTGKIPEVIGLMQALAVLDLSENELVGPIPPILGNLSYTGKLYLHGNKLTGEVPPELGNMTKLSYLQLNDNELVGTIPAELGKLEELFELNLANNNLEGPIPTNISSCTALNKFNVYGNRLNGSIPAGFQNLESLTNLNLSSNNFKGHIPSELGHIINLDTLDLSYNEFSGPVPATIGDLEHLLQLNLSKNLLSGSVPVEFGNLRSIQVIDLSNNAMSGYLPEELGQLQNLDSLILNNNTLVGEIPAQLANCFSLNILNLSYNNFSGHVPLAKNFSKFPMESFLGNPMLSVHCKDSSCGNSHGSKVNIRTAIACIISGFVILLCVLLLAIYKTKRPQPPIKASDKPVQGPPKIVLLQMDMAIHTYDDIMRLTENLSEKYIIGYGASSTVYKCVLKSGKAIAVKRLYSQYNHGAREFETELETVGSIRHRNLVSLHGFSLSPNGNLLFYDYMENGSLWDLLHGPSKKVKLDWETRLRIAVGAAQGLAYLHHDCNPRIVHRDVKSSNILLDEHFEAHLSDFGIAKCVPAAKTHASTYVLGTIGYIDPEYARTSRLNEKSDVYSFGIVLLELLTGMKAVDNDSNLHQLIMSRADDNTVMEAVDSEVSVTCTDMGLVRKAFQLALLCTKRHPIDRPTMHEVARVLLSLMPAPAAAKPYSYAATDASKKVDYTRYLAAATTPDDTAGDNSSSDEQWFVRFGEVISKHTM from the exons ATGGCGCAGTCGTCGTTGCGGCGGTGGGCGGCGAGGGTGGTGGCGTTGGTGGTGGTTCTTGGGCTGTTgttggcggcggctgcggcggaggagggagatggagggggaggggacggggcgGCGCTGATGGCCCTCAAGGCGGGCTTCGGCAACGCCGCCAACGCGCTCGCCGACTGGGACGGCGGCCGCGACCACTGCGCCTGGCGGGGCGTCGCCTGCGACGCCAACTCCTTCGCCGTCCTCTCCCT GAACCTGTCAAATCTGAACCTGGgtggggagatctcgccggcgatAGGGGAGCTCAAGGCCCTACAGTTCAT GGATCTCAAGGGGAACAAGCTCACAGGCCAAATCCCAGACGAGATTGGGGACTGCGTCTCCTTAAAATACTT GGATTTGTCCTTCAACCTGCTGTATGGAGACATCCCCTTCTCCATCTCCAAGCTCAAGCAACTCGAGGATCT GATTCTGAAGAACAACCAGCTCACGGGACCCATCCCTTCCACACTGTCCCAGATTCCAAATCTCAAAATCTT GGATCTGGCGCAGAACCAGCTTACAGGCGACATCCCAAGGCTAATCTACTGGAATGAAGTTCTGCAATACCT AGGCTTGAGGGGTAACTCACTCGCTGGAACCTTGTCACCTGACATGTGCCAACTCACTGGCCTGTGGTACTT TGATGTGAGGGGCAACAATCTAACAGGAACAATTCCACTGAGCATAGGGAACTGCACAAGCTTTGAGATTCT GGACATTTCATATAACAAA ATCTCTGGAGAAATACCTTACAACATAGGTTTCCTTCAAGTAGCTACACT GTCACTTCAAGGAAATAGACTGACTGGGAAAATTCCAGAAGTGATTGGCCTCATGCAAGCTCTTGCTGTTCT TGATCTGAGCGAAAATGAACTAGTAGGTCCCATTCCTCCGATACTCGGCAACCTATCCTACACGGGCAAACT ATATTTACATGGCAATAAACTTACTGGAGAAGTACCACCAGAACTTGGGAACATGACGAAACTTAGCTACCT GCAACTGAACGACAATGAATTAGTTGGCACAATTCCAGCTGAGCTTGGGAAACTTGAAGAGCTATTCGAATT AAATCTTGCCAACAACAATCTTGAGGGTCCTATTCCTACAAACATCAGTTCTTGCACTGCACTAAACAAATT CAATGTTTACGGCAATAGATTAAACGGTTCTATCCCTGCTGGTTTCCAGAATTTGGAGAGTTTGACTAACTT GAATTTATCCTCGAACAATTTTAAAGGCCATATCCCATCTGAACTTGGTCATATCATCAATTTGGACACACT GGATCTTTCCTACAATGAATTCTCTGGACCAGTTCCTGCTACTATTGGTGATCttgagcatcttcttcaact AAATTTGAGCAAAAACCTTCTTAGTGGGTCAGTGCCTGTTGAGTTCGGAAACTTGAGAAGCATCCAAGTAAT TGATTTATCCAACAACGCAATGTCTGGTTATCTCCCTGAAGAACTAGGCCAACTTCAGAACCTTGATAGTTT GATTCTTAACAACAATACTTTGGTTGGGGAGATCCCTGCTCAGTTGGCTAACTGCTTCAGCTTAAACATCTT GAACTTGTCATATAACAACTTCTCTGGACATGTCCCATTGGCTAAGAACTTCTCAAAGTTCCCCATGGAAAG CTTCTTGGGAAATCCGATGCTGAGTGTTCACTGCAAAGACTCCAGCTGTGGCAACTCTCATGGATCAAAAG TGAATATTCGGACAGCGATTGCTTGCATCATCTCGGGCTTCGTCATATTGCTCTGTGTTCTGCTATTGGCGATATATAAAACAAAGCGACCACAGCCACCTATCAAAGCATCTGATAAACCAGTGCAAG GACCTCCAAAGATAGTGCTCCTCCAAATGGACATGGCTATCCATACCTATGATGATATTATGAGGCTGACAGAGAACTTGAGTGAGAAATACATCATCGGCTATGGCGCTTCAAGTACCGTGTATAAATGTGTGCTCAAGAGTGGCAAGGCCATCGCTGTGAAGCGGCTCTACAGCCAATACAACCATGGCGCCCGTGAGTTCGAGACGGAACTGGAGACAGTCGGTAGCATCCGGCACAGGAATCTTGTCAGCCTTCATGGCTTCTCACTCTCTCCTAATGGAAACCTGCTCTTCTACGACTACATGGAAAACGGTTCCTTGTGGGATCTTCTCCATG GTCCATCAAAGAAGGTGAAACTTGACTGGGAGACCCGACTGAGGATCGCGGTTGGCGCGGCACAAGGGCTGGCCTATCTGCACCATGACTGCAACCCTCGGATAGTCCACCGAGACGTCAAGTCCTCCAACATCCTGCTCGATGAGCACTTTGAAGCGCATCTCTCGGACTTCGGCATCGCCAAATGCGTCCCGGCTGCCAAGACCCACGCATCCACTTATGTGCTAGGAACCATCGGCTACATCGATCCGGAGTACGCCCGGACGTCGAGGCTGAACGAGAAAtccgacgtgtacagcttcggTATCGTTCTTCTGGAGTTGCTCACGGGGATGAAGGCCGTCGACAATGATTCCAACTTGCACCAGTTG ATAATGTCGAGAGCGGACGACAACACGGTGATGGAGGCGGTGGACTCGGAGGTGTCGGTGACGTGCACGGACATGGGGCTGGTGCGGAAGGCGTTCCAGCTGGCCCTGCTGTGCACCAAGCGGCACCCCATCGACCGGCCGACGATGCACGAGGTGGCCCGGGTGCTGCTCTCGCTGATGCCGGCCCCTGCCGCCGCAAAGCCCTACTCCTACGCGGCGACGGACGCCTCCAAGAAGGTGGACTACACGCGCTACCTGGCAGCGGCGACGACGCCCGACGACACTGCTGGCGACAACAGCTCCTCCGACGAGCAGTGGTTCGTGCGGTTCGGCGAGGTCATCTCCAAGCACACCATGTGA
- the LOC123088203 gene encoding protein TPX2, producing MDSDDEEMRDASSSSCSAAADDDGAGFEEVEDEEKDGVMVMEVRWFEVDLDYEYDAPRWFDLAQAEAPAEAAAAELWFATAPSYPPSPLIAMMLAEDLGLPNLRSITVADIEAVRCPKPSQRCSGATEQSIYRSHVPNEGRIPSYGASKHERKPVTRSAVKGSLSKGSTLMKPTASQLARQHKQLEVKNVVPSKKSVGVRSDRSTISSNDCTQQAGKRQKLEKGHLNKDVATNQHELIHKAHEKNVMSSSYDRATVLPKLKITVPREPELATKLRAERSRIQRLVPSNSKQLDRRDPACTTQSAPTRKVVQPFRAHQHANIQHVNVAPKTPVCSSNRATSLHNIDKTSEDDRDGTTGTFKFKALPLDKKILASRGDIGVFQTAKRNPTVPKEFNLSTSRKSKQPPLSELFNKLSLSTEACRTMGHQTSERPNYITTKDCKENMIGAIHC from the exons atggacagcgacgacgaggagatgcgcgacgcctcctcctcctcctgctccgccgccgccgacgacgacggcGCGGGGttcgaggaggtggaggacgaagaGAAGGACGGGGTGATGGTGATGGAGGTCCGGTGGTTCGAGGTGGACCTCGACTACGAGTACGACGCGCCGCGCTGGTTCGACCTCGCGCAGGCCGAGGCCCccgccgaggccgccgccgccgagctctggTTCGCCACCGCCCCCAGCTACCCGCCCTCCC CGTTGATTGCAATGATGTTGGCTGAAGACCTTGGGCTGCCAAACCTAAGAAGCATCACAGTTGCAGATATAGAGGCTGTGCGTTGCCCTAAACCATCTCAACGTTGTTCTGGTGCAACTGAACAAAGTATATATCGATCACATGTACCAAATGAAG GACGGATACCGAGCTATGGAGCATCAAAACATGAACGAAAACCTGTCACTCGAAGTGCTGTGAAGGGGAGTTTATCCAAGGGGTCCACACTGATGAAGCCTACAGCCAGTCAATTGGCCAGGCAACACAAGCAACTTGAAGTGAAGAATGTTGTACC TAGTAAAAAATCAGTTGGAGTGAGAAGTGACAGAAGTACCATTAGCTCAAATGATTGCACTCAACAAGCTGGTAAAAGGCAGAAACTTGAAAAAGGTCATCTCAACAAG GATGTTGCTACAAATCAACATGAGTTGATTCACAAGGCCCATGAAAAG AATGTTATGAGCAGTAGCTATGATCGTGCCACCGTTCTACCTAAATTGAAGATTACAGTTCCGAGAGAACCTGAGTTGGCTACTAAGCTGAGAGCAGAGAGGTCAAGGATTCAAAGATTAGT CCCAAGTAATTCAAAGCAGTTAGACAGACGGGATCCTGCTTGTACGACCCAATCGGCACCGACTAGAAAG GTCGTGCAACCTTTTCGGGCTCATCAGCATGCAAATATACAACATGTCAATGTTGCACCAAAAACGCCAGTGTGTTCATCTAACCGTGCAACTAGTCTTCACAA CATTGATAAAACATCAGAAGATGACCGAGATGGCACGACGGGCACGTTTAAATTTAAAGCTCTGCCACTGGATAAAAAG ATATTGGCAAGCAGAGGAGACATCGGTGTATTTCAAACTGCCAAAAGAAATCCTACAGTGCCTAAG GAATTCAACTTGTCAACAAGCCGGAAGAGCAAGCAGCCTCCATTATCCGAACTCTTTAACAAA CTTTCTTTAAGTACCGAAGCCTGCCGTACCATGGGCCACCAGACCAGTGAACGCCCAAATTATATCACTACCAAG gaCTGCAAAGAGAACATGATTGGTGCCATTCATTGCTAG